The Pochonia chlamydosporia 170 chromosome 1, whole genome shotgun sequence genome window below encodes:
- a CDS encoding HNRNP arginine N-methyltransferase (similar to Aspergillus terreus NIH2624 XP_001212165.1), with translation MAGDKMDVEVAEQRMKALEHSEQHYFKSYDHHGIHEEMLKDEVRTRSYMNAIMQNKHIFKDKVVLDVGCGTAILSMFAAKAGAKHVIGVDMSSIIFKAREIVKANGLSDKITLIQGKMEEIEMPFPKVDIIISEWMGYFLLYESMLDTVLYARDTYLEKDGLIFPDKATIFFAGIEDGDYKEEKIGFWDNVYGFDYTPLKETALSEPLVDTVELKTVVTDPTPVLTLDLYTCTVADLAFASPFKLSVKRDDFIHALVSWFDIDFTACHKPIRFSTGPHTKYTHWKQTVFYFKDVLTVQNGEEISCNLQVKPNAKNRRDLDIDIQYDFQTEDSTRSASGQCSYHMC, from the exons ATGGCTggcgacaagatggatgTCGAGGTTGCCGAGCAGCGCATGAAGGCTCTCGAGCACAGCGAGCAGCACTACTTTAAGAG CTACGACCACCATG GCATTCACGAGGAAATGCTG AAAGATGAGGTCCGCACTCGATCCTACATGAATGCCATTATGCAGAACAAGCACATCttcaaggacaaggttgtGCTCGATGTCGGCTGCGGTACTGCCATTCTGTCCAT gtttgctgccaaggccgGCGCCAAGCACGTCATTGGTGTCGACATgtcctccatcatcttcaaggCCCGCGAGATTGTCAAGGCCAATGGCCTCTCCGACAAGATCACCCTGATCCAGggcaagatggaggagattgagatgCCTTTCCCCAAggtcgacatcatcatctccGAGTGGATGGGCTACTTTTTGTTGTACGAGAGCATGTTGGACACTGTCTTGTATGCTCGTGACACCTACCTTGAGAAGGACGGTCTCATCTTCCCCGACAAGGCCACCATTTTCTTTGCCGGtattgaagatggcgactacaaggaggaaaagatcGGAT TCTGGGACAATGTCTATGGCTTTGACTACACTCCTCTCAAGGAGACTGCCCTGTCCGAGCCTCTCGTCGACACCGTCGAGCTCAAGACCGTCGTCACCGATCCCACACCTGTCCTCACCCTCGATCTCTACACCTGCACCGTTGCCGACCTCGCCTTCGCCTCCCCCTTCAAGCTCTCCGTCAAGCGCGACGACTTTATCCACGCCCTCGTGTCGTGGTTCGACATTGACTTTACGGCATGCCACAAGCCCATCCGCTTCTCTACAGGTCCCCACACCAAATACACACACTGGAAGCAAACAGTCTTTTACTTCAAGGACGTCTTGACGGTGCAAAATGGAGAGGAGATTTCGTGCAACTTGCAGGTCAAGCCCAATGCCAAGAACCGCCGCGACTTGGATATTGACATTCAGTACGACTTCCAGACCGAGGACTCTACCCGATCCGCCTCTGGCCAGTGCTCATACCACATGTGCTAA
- a CDS encoding ribosome biogenesis protein NSA2 (similar to Nectria haematococca mpVI 77-13-4 XP_003053460.1): protein MPQNEYMERWRKLHGRRLDHEERTRKRVAREGHKASQDAQNLRGLRAKLYQQKRHKEKIQLKKTIKAHEERNVKTADEKEPSTPMPSYLLDRTNPSTAKALSSAIKNKRAEKAAKFNVPLPKVRGISEEEMFKVVKTGKKIQKKGWKRMVTKPTFVGQDFTRRNPKYERFIRPMGLRYKKANVTHPELGVTVQLPIISVKKNPQNPIYTQLGVLTKGTVIEVNVSELGLVTAGGKVVWGRYAQVTNNPENEGCINSVLLV, encoded by the exons ATg CCTCAGAATGAGTACATGGAGAGGTGGCGCAAGCTGCACGGCCGCCGCCTCGACCACGAAGAACGAACTCGCAAGAGGGTTGCCCGTGAGGGCCACAAGGCGTCCCAGGATGCGCAGAATCTGCGTGGTCTTCGGGCCAAACTGTACCAACAGAAGCGtcacaaggagaagattCAGTTGAAAAAGACCATCAAGGCGCACGAGGAGAGAAATGTAAAGACCGCCGACGAAAAGGAACCGTCCACGCCTATGCCCTCGTACCTGCTTGACCGAACGAACCCGTCGACGGCCAAGGCGCTCAGCAGTGCCATTAAGAACAAGCGAGCCGAAAAGGCGGCCAAATTCAACGTCCCCTTGCCCAAGGTCCGTGGTATCAGCGAGGAGGAAATGTTCAAGGTGGTCAAGACGGGCAAGAAGATTCAAAAGAAGGGCTGGAAGCGCATGGTTACCAAGCCCACGTTTGTCGGACAGGACTTTACGCGAAGAAACCCCAAGTACGAGCGTTTCATTCGGCCCATGGGTCTCCGTTACAAAAAGGCCAACGTCACCCACCCAGAGCTTGGCGTGACGGTCCAGCTGCCCATTATTAGCGTCAAGAAGAACCCTCAAAACCCCATCTACACCCAGCTGGGCGTTTTGACCAAGGGTACCGTCATCGAAGTCAATGTGAGCGAGCTGGGGTTGGTGACTGCTGGTGGAAAGGTTGTTTGGGGTCGATATGCGCAGGTCACCAACAATCCAGAGAATGAGGGGTGCATTAACAGCGTGCTGCTGGTGTAA
- a CDS encoding TTK protein kinase (similar to Magnaporthe oryzae 70-15 XP_003713439.1), translating into MATASPTPMAAAGVRRASQRQALRRPASRQMVSRSESQAAAAAAAVAVASQSPHQQQYHDDSSEDEIPVPMKLSALTKALLNDDAPDAGDKAPSSPPRTRRRTSALNNNNAASNVSAASSQDRRHLRSGSAQPVDDKAAAKAANTSQSQETSPVRKRVVRLGSNPHSLNQMGPGKRRSTSTSRTTGPKASASLPSRTGNYERPAEEEPESQPEPQQEVNTPSHPDRVVRIAAGSSANRSRIGSSGPSSGRTNLDRSVAADRSHLEAEYDQSEAPESAVRNNPGSHGSASRYPSTRSRPDDLNLQSSMRVKRVGKLSGSFLSGPARRGRRRQSDEDGGEGNAEGENGAPNHEPDHGHPPAEEVPESSIYHEANQEFNSGSPVSGSAARASHRRQASGIEVPDLGSSRRSSRGVQFEARRDDHITVPEAMLPKRIEIPSANDQENEYPITFKRPIKVAADQGPQKPVVRQVHVDLGNAKPASPERKPLASIVNNTPHRSAAAPPPPPKMSVLEAATSTAGAAATTTQAKQRRNVLRVNGKCYTRLECLGRGGSAKVYRVTAENGKMFALKRVALENADESALKGYRGEIDLLGKLKDVDRVIDLYDHELNSEKQVLTLLMEMGELDLNKLITSRQNPESARFDPVFTRFYWKEMLECLQSVHQYEIVHSDLKPANFVVVQGRLKLIDFGIANAIQTDETVNVHRETLNGTPNYMSPESLMDSNNPRGGRMPGRPRLVKLGKPSDIWSLGCILYQMVYGVLPFGHIANPMARCQAIINWDHTIEFPSRAVGGVPVPPSLLRTMKRCLNRDHHMRPTCEELLHPSDPFLYPAEFNEKALPIDEDLLGRIIQSVVTRCRERMPTESESASVWPQAYWTSIRKAMAGRM; encoded by the exons ATGGCgacagcatcgccaacaccaatggcCGCTGCTGGCGTCCGAAGAGCCTCACAACGCCAGGCTCTGAGACGCCCAGCATCTCGACAGATGGTCAGCAGGAGCGAGAGCCaggctgcagctgctgccgccgccgtggccgtggcaaGCCAATCGCCacatcagcaacaatatcACGACGACAGCTCAGAGGATGAGATCCCCGTGCCTATGAAGCTCAGTGCTCTCACCAAGGCACTGCTCAACGATGATGCCCCAGATGCCGGGGACAAGGCCCCCTCCTCACCGCCACGTACAAGACGAAGAACCAGTGCATTGAACAATAACAATGCAGCTTCAAATGTCTCCGCAGCCTCCTCGCAAGATCGACGGCATCTGCGGTCTGGCAGTGCACAGCCTGTTGATGAcaaggctgctgcaaaggctgccaatacaagtcaaagtcaagagACTAGCCCCGTTAGGAAGAGGGTTGTACGTCTGGGGAGCAACCCTCACAGCTTGAATCAGATGGGGCCTGGCAAGAGACGTTCTACATCCACGTCCCGCACCACCGGCCCAAAGGCCTCTGCATCACTACCCAGCCGGACGGGGAACTACGAACGGCCTGCAGAGGAAGAGCCAGAGTCCCAACCGGAACCGCAGCAAGAGGTCAACACTCCCTCGCATCCCGACAGGGTAGTGCGCATTGCCGCCGGGTCTTCTGCCAACCGAAGTCGAATTGGCTCTTCAGGACCTTCGTCTGGACGAACCAACCTTGACCGTTCCGTGGCCGCAGACAGATCACACCTGGAAGCCGAGTATGATCAGTCAGAAGCACCCGAGAGTGCGGTGCGAAACAACcctggcagccatggcagtgCGTCACGATACCCGTCCACGCGGAGTCGCCCAGACGACCTAAACTTGCAGAGCTCCATGCGAGTGAAGCGAGTTGGTAAGTTGTCAGGGAGCTTCCTTAGTGGCCCTGCGAGAAGAGGCAGACGGCGTCAAAGCGATGAGGACGGTGGTGAAGGCAATGCAGAAGGCGAGAATGGTGCTCCCAACCATGAACCGGATCACGGCCACCCGCCGGCAGAGGAGGTGCCCGAGTCGTCCATCTACCACGAGGCGAACCAGGAGTTTAACTCGGGAAGCCCTGTTAGCGGCAGTGCTGCTCGAGCTAGTCATAGGAGACAGGCATCTGGTATCGAAGTGCCCGACCTTGGTTCGTCCCGGCGCTCATCTCGAGGCGTTCAGTTCGAGGCCCGGCGCGACGACCACATCACCGTGCCAGAGGCCATGCTCCCCAAACGCATCGAGATTCCCTCGGCAAACGACCAGGAGAATGAGTACCCCATTACCTTTAAGCGGCCGATCAAGGTTGCCGCAGACCAAGGACCGCAGAAGCCGGTTGTCCGACAGGTGCACGTTGATCTTGGCAACGCAAAGCCAGCCTCGCCAGAGAGGAAACCATTGGCATCTATTGTCAACAACACACCACACCGATCTGCCGCCGcccctcctccaccgcccAAGATGTCCGtcttggaggcggcgacGTCGACGGCCGGTGCTGCTGCCACTACTACACAGGCCAAGCAGCGCCGCAACGTTCTCCGGGTCAATGGAAAATGCTACACCAGGCTGGAGTGTCTGGGCCGCGGCGGCAGCGCCAAGGTGTACCGAGTGACCGCTGAAAACGGCAAGATGTTTGCGCTGAAACGAGTCGCCCTCGAGAACGCCGACGAGAGCGCCCTCAAGGGCTACAGGGGAGAGATTGACCTCTtgggcaagctcaaggacgTGGATCGTGTCATTGACTTGTACGACCACGAGCTGAACTCTGAGAAACAAGTTCTTACTTTG CTTATGGAGATGGGTGAGCTGGACTTGAACAAGCTCATCACGTCTCGACAAAACCCTGAGTCCGCGAGGTTTGACCCCGTCTTTACGCGCTTCTACTGGAAAGAAATGCTCGAGTGTCTGCAATCGGTGCACCAGTACGAGATTGTCCACTCGGACCTCAAGCCAGCCAACTTTGTCGTCGTGCAGGGCCGTCTCAAGCTCATTGACTTTGGCATCGCCAACGCCATCCAAACCGACGAGACGGTCAATGTCCACCGCGAGACCCTCAACGGCACGCCAAACTACATGTCGCCCGAGTCGCTGATGGACTCCAACAACCCCCGCGGAGGACGCATGCCAGGCCGTCCCAGGCTAGTGAAGCTCGGCAAACCCAGCGACATTTGGTCCCTCGGCTGCATCCTGTACCAAATGGTCTACGGCGTCCTTCCCTTTGGCCACATTGCCAACCCAATGGCCCGGTGccaagccatcatcaactgGGACCACACCATAGAGTTCCCATCCCGCGCTGTCGGAGGCGTGCCCGTTCCGCCGTCCCTGCTTCGCACAATGAAGCGCTGTCTCAACAGGGATCACCACATGCGTCCTACGTGCGAGGAACTCCTCCACCCATCCGACCCGTTCCTCTACCCCGCCGAGTTTAATGAAAAGGCTCTGCCCATTGACGAGGACCTGCTTGGTAGAATCATCCAGAGCGTCGTCACTCGATGTCGCGAACGAATGCCCACCGAGTCGGAGAGCGCAAGCGTCTGGCCCCAAGCGTATTGGACGAGTATACGCAAGGCAATGGCCGGGAGGATGTAG